The sequence below is a genomic window from Gossypium hirsutum isolate 1008001.06 chromosome A11, Gossypium_hirsutum_v2.1, whole genome shotgun sequence.
TACTCTCTCTCAGTGCTACTGAGGATACgatcttccaccaatggtatgcagtgtccttcaataGCGACACTGCACATTTCAAACTTTCCTCAGAAGTACATGACAGTTCGTTGAGAACTCTCATGGTATTCTTAAGCCAAAATTCGGCACGTTCCTGATCATCATCAATTGTGGCCCTAAACTCTTCACCTCTGTATTTCCTAAGTTTGTCCATAggggccttaccaattctcacGGGTACCACACCTTGTGGCACTTCTCCTTCAGGTCGAGCAGGGGGTAGAAGAGGTCGtggtatattggggcgatttctCAAATAATCCACAAACCATTCATCTATCATCTCAAAGAAGGCAGCTCTTTCCTCTTTTCGACTTTCAGATATAGGCCTTCTAATACTACTAGCAGTAGCTCGTTGAACGGAAGCTAAAGCATGGATCTCGGCTCATTCGGACTCATCTTGAGCTTGATTGGAAgatatttactatattcaaatacaattaaaaatgattagaagatgtcacactatcataacttctATAATGGCATTTATAGATATACTcgacatatgctacgttagtcttaaAACCAACTAaattatagctctgataccactaaatgtaacaccccttacccgtacccgagaccgggacAAGGTACAGGGCATTATTGTGCACGAACAtgacattttcaaaaaaatttcaggctataaaatttcattccaaattaaaaccaatcaatcatatttataatatccttattatggacctacgaggcccaaaacatacattgagaatggtccgggactaaaccgagaacttaagaaagtttttggaaaatttcctaggttaagcctcacatgtctatgtggaggcaatgcacgcgcccatgtgctttgggacacgcccgtgtctcttacccgtgtggaattaattgaatttatttctcatttcgaacctacaggggttttcacacagcctagcacacgcccgtgtccttagcccgtgtacttcacacggcctagacacgcccgtgttgtcgCCCGAGCCCAAAAACTTGAGCAttatgtttatgatgtcatcatgcatttagggttacacggccaagacacatgcccgtatgttaggccgtgtcctccacacggttgagacacatggtcgtgtctctacctgtgtgtttagTACCATGTATTctgacctaaaaattttaggtgcaggggacacacggccataccgcACGCCCGTGGGgcagaccgtatgtcacacacggcttagacacacgcccatgtgtctatccGTATGGACCTTTTTCGAGGATACAAATCTAAGCCAATGGTCACTCTCAATAACCACTCATATTAGTGAATCTCAATGAAGATTAACATGGCTTAAATATGCCCAAGTACTACCATAAATGGTCTATTGCGTGTTAACCTCATCCTATTGGTTATGTACATGCTAATTTATCCTCTTTGTATTTGGGATTTACATCTCATTCAAGATcacatttagacttggctcattgTTATAACTCATTGTcaattatgacctaaccatcccaagtgatttggccacatttcaTATGTCTATTTATAATATACCACAAACAAGCACAAttagtaggtcatagcctacatcaaaatgagccatgtcttatggccatatacaaaaagaataagtttaatat
It includes:
- the LOC107958775 gene encoding uncharacterized protein, with amino-acid sequence MIDEWFVDYLRNRPNIPRPLLPPARPEGEVPQGVVPVRIGKAPMDKLRKYRGEEFRATIDDDQERAEFWLKNTMRVLNELSCTSEESLKCAVSLLKDTAYHWWKIVSSVALRESIIWEFFQAEFRKKYISQMFLDQKRKKFLVLKQGNRTMSKYEREFVRQVSMQVSGSNQR